One window from the genome of Capillibacterium thermochitinicola encodes:
- the carB gene encoding carbamoyl-phosphate synthase large subunit translates to MPKGNWRKVLVIGSGPIIIGQAAEFDYAGTQACRALREEGIETVLVNSNPATIMTDQESADKIYIEPLTLEFLERIIEKERPDGLLPTMGGQTGLNLAFQLAKAGVLSRCGVTLLGTPLESIGRAEDREEFRALLQELNEPFPESTIVAEVAEALAFAETIGYPVIVRPAFTLGGTGGGIARNAEELRQIAENGLNASLIRQILVEKSVAGWREIEFEVLRDSAGNSIAVCHMENVHPVGVHTGDSIVVAPCQTLTAEELQCLRGSALKIVEALGIAGGCNVQFALHPEKLEYVVIEVNPRLSRSSALASKATGYPIAKVAAKIAIGYTLAELKNAVTGQTSACTEPALDYVVVKIPRWPFDKFSDADRTLGTQMKSTGEVMGLGRNLETALNKAVRSLEMKVFGLLDPGLEGLSDAELEVRCRQPADDHLFIIAEAFRRGWAVARVAHLTQWHPFFLQKIQGIVALAAELKANPFSLAALKEAKRLGFADREVARLWGATEEEVYAFRMKYGLRPVFKMVDTCAGEYEATTPYFYSSYDQEDEGEVSTRRKVVVLGSGPIRIGQGIEFDYCSVHAVKALRRAGVESIIINNNPETVSTDFDTADRLYFEPLTLEDVCAVLEKEKPEGVIVQFGGQTALGLCKGLAARGYKILGTAVEDIDRAEERGLFDRVLQEIGARRPRGGCVSTVAEGERLAGELGYPLMVRPSYVLGGRAMQIVYDQAQLRTVLDQALQEFPAQQIWIDQYLVGKEVEVDAIADGETVCLPGIMEHLERAGIHSGDSIAVYPPQRVSAEQQAAITELTAAIARSLRIKGLLNIQYVIHQDQVYVLEVNPRSSRTVPFMSKVTGLPIVDLATRVMLGESLPAMGIAHGLKPAGDKVAVKVPVFSFSKLQKVEPSLGPEMKSTGEVMGIDYQYAKALYKALLAAGMRMSVHGTLLATLADRDKAEGVELVRRFHNLGFRLVATEGTAKALRQAGLEVTTVAKLHTGSTAIRDQIRQGQVQCVLNTTTHGRKTATDGFAIRRAAVEQGIPCFTSLDTAAAWLQVMEETVPSLIVL, encoded by the coding sequence ATGCCGAAAGGGAACTGGCGTAAGGTGTTGGTGATCGGTTCGGGGCCGATCATCATCGGACAGGCCGCCGAGTTTGATTATGCGGGGACGCAGGCCTGCCGGGCGCTTCGGGAGGAAGGGATCGAGACCGTCCTGGTCAACTCCAATCCGGCCACGATCATGACCGACCAGGAGAGCGCCGACAAAATTTATATCGAACCCTTAACCTTGGAGTTTTTGGAGCGGATCATCGAGAAGGAGCGGCCGGACGGGCTCCTGCCGACGATGGGCGGGCAGACCGGTTTAAACCTGGCCTTTCAGTTGGCCAAGGCCGGGGTGCTGTCCCGCTGCGGGGTCACCTTGCTCGGGACGCCGCTGGAAAGTATCGGGCGGGCCGAGGACCGGGAGGAGTTCCGGGCGCTCCTGCAAGAGTTGAACGAACCGTTTCCGGAGAGTACGATCGTGGCGGAGGTGGCGGAGGCCTTGGCCTTTGCCGAAACTATTGGCTATCCGGTGATTGTCCGGCCCGCGTTTACCCTGGGGGGAACCGGGGGCGGCATCGCCCGGAACGCGGAAGAATTGCGCCAAATCGCCGAAAACGGCCTTAATGCCAGCCTGATCCGGCAGATTCTGGTGGAAAAAAGTGTGGCCGGCTGGCGGGAGATCGAGTTTGAGGTTTTGCGCGACAGTGCGGGGAACAGCATTGCCGTCTGCCATATGGAGAACGTGCATCCGGTGGGAGTCCACACGGGCGACAGCATTGTGGTGGCCCCCTGCCAGACCCTGACCGCCGAGGAACTGCAGTGTCTGCGGGGGTCGGCGTTGAAGATCGTCGAGGCGCTTGGAATTGCCGGCGGGTGTAATGTCCAGTTCGCCCTCCACCCGGAGAAATTGGAGTATGTGGTGATCGAGGTTAATCCGCGCCTCAGCCGTTCCAGTGCCTTGGCTTCCAAAGCAACGGGCTATCCCATTGCGAAAGTGGCGGCGAAGATTGCCATCGGTTACACCCTGGCGGAATTGAAAAACGCCGTCACCGGCCAGACCAGCGCCTGCACGGAACCGGCTCTGGATTATGTGGTGGTTAAGATTCCGCGCTGGCCCTTTGACAAGTTCTCCGATGCCGACCGGACGCTAGGCACCCAGATGAAATCCACCGGCGAAGTGATGGGCCTGGGGCGGAACCTGGAGACGGCGCTCAATAAAGCCGTCCGCTCCCTGGAGATGAAGGTCTTTGGCCTGCTCGATCCGGGGCTGGAGGGCTTAAGCGACGCCGAACTGGAAGTCCGGTGCCGGCAGCCGGCGGACGACCATTTATTCATCATCGCCGAGGCCTTCCGGCGGGGCTGGGCCGTGGCCCGCGTTGCCCATCTGACTCAGTGGCACCCCTTCTTTTTACAGAAGATCCAGGGGATTGTCGCCTTGGCGGCGGAGCTGAAGGCCAACCCCTTTAGTCTTGCCGCCCTGAAAGAGGCGAAACGGCTGGGCTTTGCCGACCGGGAGGTGGCGCGGTTGTGGGGCGCCACCGAAGAAGAGGTCTATGCTTTCCGGATGAAGTATGGCCTGCGGCCGGTCTTTAAGATGGTTGACACCTGCGCCGGGGAGTATGAGGCGACCACCCCCTACTTTTACTCCAGTTACGACCAGGAGGATGAGGGGGAAGTCAGCACCCGCCGTAAGGTGGTCGTCCTGGGTTCCGGGCCGATCCGGATCGGGCAGGGGATCGAGTTTGACTACTGTTCGGTCCATGCTGTAAAAGCGCTGCGCCGGGCTGGTGTGGAGAGCATCATTATCAACAACAATCCGGAGACGGTCTCGACCGATTTTGATACGGCCGACCGGTTGTATTTCGAACCGCTCACTCTGGAGGATGTCTGTGCGGTGCTGGAAAAGGAGAAACCGGAGGGGGTCATCGTTCAGTTCGGCGGCCAGACGGCGCTGGGGCTCTGTAAAGGGCTGGCCGCCCGGGGTTACAAGATTCTGGGGACGGCGGTGGAGGATATTGACCGCGCCGAGGAACGGGGCCTCTTCGACCGGGTCCTGCAGGAGATTGGGGCCCGGCGGCCGCGGGGCGGCTGCGTCTCCACGGTGGCCGAAGGGGAGCGGCTGGCCGGGGAGCTGGGTTACCCGTTGATGGTCCGCCCCTCTTATGTCCTGGGGGGACGGGCGATGCAAATCGTTTACGACCAGGCGCAGCTGCGTACGGTTTTAGACCAGGCCCTGCAGGAGTTCCCCGCCCAGCAGATCTGGATCGACCAATACCTTGTGGGGAAAGAGGTGGAGGTGGACGCCATTGCCGACGGGGAGACGGTTTGCCTCCCCGGAATCATGGAGCATCTGGAGCGGGCCGGGATTCACTCCGGGGATTCGATCGCCGTCTACCCGCCCCAGCGGGTGTCGGCAGAACAGCAAGCGGCCATCACTGAGCTGACGGCGGCCATCGCCCGGAGCCTGCGGATTAAAGGCCTGTTGAACATCCAGTATGTGATCCACCAAGACCAGGTTTACGTCTTGGAAGTCAACCCCCGCTCCAGCCGGACGGTGCCGTTCATGAGCAAGGTGACCGGACTGCCCATTGTCGACCTGGCGACCCGGGTCATGCTGGGGGAAAGCCTGCCGGCCATGGGGATTGCCCATGGGCTGAAGCCGGCCGGGGATAAGGTGGCCGTCAAGGTTCCGGTCTTCTCCTTCTCGAAGCTGCAGAAGGTCGAACCTTCGCTGGGGCCGGAGATGAAATCCACCGGTGAAGTGATGGGCATCGACTACCAGTACGCCAAGGCGCTCTACAAAGCGTTGCTGGCGGCCGGGATGCGGATGTCGGTCCACGGTACTTTGCTGGCCACCCTGGCCGACCGCGACAAGGCCGAAGGGGTGGAGCTGGTCCGCCGCTTCCATAACCTGGGCTTCCGGTTGGTGGCGACCGAAGGAACGGCGAAGGCCCTGCGCCAGGCGGGTCTTGAAGTGACCACGGTGGCGAAGTTGCACACCGGTTCGACGGCGATCCGGGACCAGATCCGCCAGGGGCAGGTCCAGTGTGTGTTGAACACGACCACCCACGGCCGGAAGACGGCCACCGACGGTTTCGCCATCCGCCGGGCGGCGGTAGAACAGGGGATTCCCTGCTTTACCAGTCTGGACACGGCGGCGGCGTGGTTGCAGGTGATGGAAGAGACCGTGCCGAGTTTGATTGTGTTGTGA
- a CDS encoding dihydroorotate dehydrogenase electron transfer subunit, with the protein MLENRSLGSAIYRLVLKGAVAATARPGQFVHVQVGTATDPLLRRPFSIAGIDRPKGEVTIYYRVTGRGTALLTRVRAGETLSVIGPVGKGFTVPAAGELLLVAGGIGLFPLLALLAAVDRLAVRVKVLWGGENRRFLEDVGRATLFQMGVDYAVATVDGSMGHPGLVTDLLQAALAPETAAGQQAESAPSGGQAGALVKSPEGRTAITVAACGPKGMLQAVAACCGRAGVPVEVSLEERMACGIGACLGCACLVRTAEGTPVRRRVCKDGPVFDGREVVWDETG; encoded by the coding sequence GTGCTTGAAAACCGGAGTTTAGGTTCGGCGATCTACCGGCTGGTACTGAAGGGGGCGGTGGCGGCGACAGCCCGGCCGGGCCAGTTTGTCCACGTGCAGGTGGGGACGGCCACCGACCCCCTATTACGGCGGCCGTTCAGTATTGCCGGGATTGACCGGCCAAAGGGGGAGGTTACCATATACTACCGGGTCACCGGCCGGGGGACCGCCCTCCTTACCCGGGTACGGGCCGGGGAGACCTTGAGCGTGATCGGGCCGGTGGGGAAGGGGTTTACGGTCCCGGCCGCGGGCGAACTCCTCCTGGTGGCCGGGGGGATCGGCCTCTTTCCCCTTCTTGCCCTGCTCGCAGCGGTGGACCGCTTGGCGGTACGGGTCAAAGTCCTGTGGGGCGGGGAAAACCGGAGGTTTCTGGAGGACGTCGGCCGGGCGACCCTCTTCCAGATGGGGGTCGATTATGCCGTGGCCACGGTGGACGGGAGTATGGGCCACCCCGGTTTGGTGACCGATCTCCTTCAAGCGGCGCTGGCGCCGGAAACAGCGGCCGGCCAACAAGCAGAATCCGCCCCGTCTGGCGGACAGGCCGGAGCTTTGGTAAAAAGCCCGGAAGGGCGCACGGCGATAACGGTGGCGGCCTGCGGCCCCAAAGGGATGTTACAGGCGGTCGCCGCCTGCTGCGGCCGGGCGGGCGTCCCGGTGGAGGTGTCGTTGGAAGAGCGAATGGCCTGCGGGATCGGGGCCTGTTTGGGCTGTGCCTGTTTGGTGCGGACCGCCGAGGGGACGCCGGTGCGGCGGCGGGTCTGTAAGGACGGCCCGGTCTTTGACGGCAGGGAGGTGGTCTGGGATGAAACCGGTTGA